The region AGGAGTACCGCGATCTGTTGAGCCCGGACGACGTCGCCAGCTTCGACGACATGCTGGCGTTGGCGCGCAAGGTATTCGTCTACATCGAGGAGCACGTGCTCTACATCGAGCACTGGCTGTGGGCCGCCTTCTGGAAGAAGTCGAAGGAACTCGCCCGCTCGCTGGTCAGCATGGGGGTGCTGGCGGACGAGGAGGACCTGTTCATGCTGCGGCGCACCGAGGTCGCCGAGCTGATCTTCGACACCGTAGCCGCCTGGTCCACCGGAGCCCCTGGCCGTGGGCGGGCCTATTTCGGACCCATCATCGAACAGCGCCGTGCAGTGTTCTCCGTGCTCGAGGCCTGGGAGCCGCCGCCGGCACTCGGTCCGCCACCCACGGAGGTCAACGAGCCCTTGACGATCATGCTGTGGGGCATCACGACGTCGTCGGTGCTCGGCTGGCTGGAGGACCAGGACAGCGACGACAACGCGACCATCCTGCGCGGGGTCGCCGGTTCAGGGGGAGTGGTCGAAGGCCCGGTCCGCATCGTGCGGTCCGCGACAGAGCTGGCTGAGGTGCAGCCCGGCGACGTCTTGGTGTGCCCGGCCACCTCGCCGGCCTGGGCACCGGCCTTCTCCCGAGTCGTGGCCACCGTCAGCGATGTCGGCGGGATCATGAGTCACACGGCCATCGTCTGCCGGGAGTACGGCCTGCCCGCCGTGGTGGGAACCGGTCGCGCCGTGGCGACGCTACGTAACGGCCAGCGCGTCCGGGTCGATGGTGACGCGGGCGTGGTCACCGTCCTCGACTGAGCGGACAGCGACCGGATGAGTACCTATGGGCGCGGGGACGACCCGTCGCCGACCCGGGAGCAGCGTCGTCGCGCGCTCCGGCGGGCAGCTGCGGCTCG is a window of Pseudonocardia sp. T1-2H DNA encoding:
- a CDS encoding PEP-utilizing enzyme: MTPVPAPPEQIAERAEAFAARAGYYYQNWDAIYAEWKAKVLDRLDLVKGLRFDPLPDREPLETVTGHVGHSAGFRWERDFSLMVSTMYEIYQWHFELLNIGYAAYLTFFEFCKTAFPGIGDKSISQMVGGLHVELYRPDDELKRLAKEAVRLEVGEIILGSDDLTTVLDELRRTAGGTAWAEDWERTRDPWFHINTDPGHPGGSHRFGTWDDHLDIPFGSVQEYIRRLSKEEVIDRPTAEVLADRERIAQEYRDLLSPDDVASFDDMLALARKVFVYIEEHVLYIEHWLWAAFWKKSKELARSLVSMGVLADEEDLFMLRRTEVAELIFDTVAAWSTGAPGRGRAYFGPIIEQRRAVFSVLEAWEPPPALGPPPTEVNEPLTIMLWGITTSSVLGWLEDQDSDDNATILRGVAGSGGVVEGPVRIVRSATELAEVQPGDVLVCPATSPAWAPAFSRVVATVSDVGGIMSHTAIVCREYGLPAVVGTGRAVATLRNGQRVRVDGDAGVVTVLD